The Silurus meridionalis isolate SWU-2019-XX chromosome 18, ASM1480568v1, whole genome shotgun sequence genome includes the window TAAATCGTGCTCACCTGCCAGAATGAGCCGGAGAGCAAAGTTCCTCACAGCGGGAACAAAGTTCTTCTCGGGCAGGTCCTCCTGCGTGTCCTCACACAGATACCgacacaccacctccacacacacacacacacacacacacacacacacacacacacacacacacacacacacacacacacttcctatAACAGCACTTCCTGGTAGCTTTAAAACATCTACAgctatgtaataaaaaaaatgagtaGTGATGTCACAATTTGTCTCATGATGTCACAATGCTGCAGCCAATGACATTCATGTGATaggaagctgtttttttttttttttggtttgatttttgtttgttttttttcacctggTAGCTCTGCAGGAACGGCTCGAGAAGCGAACACAGGAAGGACAACGTCGTCTGGCCGCTCGATGACATCACAACTTCCTGCTGCAGCTCCCGAAGTGCACCGCACTTCACCAGCAAGTGACATGCTTCCTCAaagtcctacacacacacacacacacacacacagaacgttaaatgtgctaaataaacaagaaaaaagtgtgtgtgtgtgtctgtgtgtatgtcagAGACCTGCACTGAAGCTCCGGGGCAGAGGATAAACTCGTTGGAGAAAATGTTTCTCAGGATGTTAAAGCAGTTGTAGATCTCATCTGGAACGGAAGAtaggatggaaggatggatggatggatggaaggaaggacaAGGTGAGGGTGAAGAAAGAAATAGGACAGTAAGCAGAGAGACAGTGAAAAGGAGATATAcattaaagaaagagaaagtgaaaaaaagagagagagagaaaaggaaacagttagagaaacataaaaacaaaaggagagACAATAATGAATATAGGGGAAAAAGACAGGAAAAAggtgagagaaaaggaaaaaatgaaagaaagaaaaagaagagcgagagagagagagagtaaagagaCAGGCAAAAGAGTGGGAATGACAttaaaaagagtgaaagaaaaaaaaaaacaagagtgtaagacagggaaaaaagaaaaggggagGGTAAGAGAGACAGGGGgaaaaattgtaaaacaaagagatggggggaaaaataaataagaaaaagtgaGAAACACAGGAAAAGAAGAGTGTGAATGAAATACTAAAAGtatataatgataaaatataaaagatgaTTATTTGCGTGGTCTCGGTGTCTCACCTCTCCTGCAGGACTCAGTGCTCCTCATGGACACGGCGAGGAGAGCCGGTCTCACGAAGATGTGCAGCGCCTGGTTCCTGTAGGACGCGCAGGAAAGCACGCTGACCGCCCGGTTAAACTCCGCCTCCTCCGCACCACACTCCGCCCCCGACACCTCGGGGACAAGCAGTCGCACCCGCCCCCCCGACACACAAACCAAGTTCCTGTGTACTGCCAGACTGGAGCTGATCACCTTACTGACCATTTCAcctactgagagagagagagagagagagagagagagaccgaacTCTTGAGAGGTGGGAAGAAACATAGGACATGACGGACAAGAGACAGAACagcagaagagaagaaaggaagcAAAAGAGGGAAAAATACAGAAGCAAAtggagacagacaaacagatggaGAGATACAAAGAACCCGAGCAACAGACAGAAACAGGCAGGAAAAAAGTGAGCGAGggggcaaaaaaagaaataactacCTGGCCAGTCCAGGAAGGCCCCAAAGCTGAGGGCCAGGCCCCGGAGCCAGTCTGCCTGCTGGATGAGGGTGGAGAGTTCCATGCCATTGGGGTTCTGAAGGAGCAGCGTGGAGATCAGCGCCCACGGCTTGAGAACCATGTTCTCCTCCTGCAGGCGCACCAGGTGAAACGCTACGTCGTTCACAAATGCCTGAGTGTCTGCTGCTGGCCTCTGAGGAATGTGTCTGAGAAAGATAGAAAAATTTAAAGAGGTGTTGAGTGATGGTTGGCTGCTTATCCTTCACTTTCAAACTGGATTTAAAATGGGGAGATTGTGGAAGGCCAGGCACTCAATCACTTTTATTCTTAGATAAAAAAAGCTCTCTAGAGGTGGGCTTGGGGACATTATCCTGTTGAAAAACCAGAGATGGTACCACTAAATGCTAACCAGACAGGATGGAATGTCGCTGTAAAATACCAATGTTGGATAAGTGCCCtcaattttgactaaatcaccaacagGGTCACCATTAAAtctccatcacacctcctccttaCTTCACAGTAGGAACCGACCGTTTACCCAAATTTGGACCCAAGCTTGGACCaaagttttccactgatctaacgTCAGTTCTGTGCAAGTCTTGGCCCAAGCAAGTCCCTTTTGCTCGTTGTTCTTCCAAAATAACCTCAAAACAGCAAATGTTGAAATACGTCTGCCGCTTGAACTCTGAAAAGCATTCATAGTGTTTAATCTGGGTTGGTGTAAATCTGCTTGTTTCTGAGAGCCGGTAATTAGAATAAACGCATCCTcagcagcagaggtagctctcagtcttcctttcctgggacgGTGCCTCGTCATTAAAGCGTCTGAGGGGTTTGCCGTAATTTCTTGCCGTCATATGAAGTTGTACAAGACAGTTGATGGTCTAAGGCACATAAAGAacgcaagaaatgtcacaaatggaCTCTGGGGAAGACACACCATGGActtgaaaaccattccaggtgactataATAACCACTGAAGGCTGACTGCTACTGGTGTAGTTCCAATACAATCTCTCtacatgatgctgccaccaccaccgtgcttcaaTGCTGGAAATAGTGTTGAGCACCCATGGTTCTGCGGCAAAACGAGGTGGTGGTAGCATGAGACCTAGTTTGAAGGTACTCCATGGAATTGTGCATTACCTAGGCACCAGGTTGTACTGGGAGCGGCCGATGTGGCCCTGTGATAGGCTCCGGACAGACACTGGAGCGCCAAAGTACACGTGCATCGTCCCAAAGTCTTCACTGAGAATCCTTCTGGCTTTCAGCAGACCCTGAGAGAGCCGAAATAAAGGAGTGAGAACAAGTGAGAATCAGAAGGCCGAAAACAAATCTAGAGAGATATGaagcttccaccaccatgcttcagatttgctttttttttcttttttctaattccacattcagtccacATTTTCTGTACTAAGAAGCTCCAcccttttgggaagatgttacactagatgttgtggaaatgttgtggagatgtgaaaatgttttggaaatgttgtggagattctttGAAGATTTTATTAGAGATATTGTGGAAACGTGGTGAAATTGTGGGAATCTTGTGGGAATCTTGTGAAAATACTGTGGAAACACCGTGGAAATGTTGTAGAGATTCTGTGAAGATGATACAATTGTTTGCggccaattttgtggtaacagttttgggaatgaaccacatacggctgtaAAATTCtcaatacttgtgtgtgtgtgtacgctgCTGGAGAGTTACTCACGGACGTGGATTCTTTGGGTTTGGGAACACCGAGCAGTTCACGTGCATACAGGGACTCTTCCAGGATCCTCTCATAGCTTATACTCACTGGAACCAGGTTGACATCAAAGACTTCACCTTTGAAAAACGGCTCCATGGCGATATTCAGCAGACCTGAGCCAGACGGACAGACAAACTGAGACAACAAACGTTCTCATACTTCATCAAGGCAGCGACGGAACCCCGTGTTTGTCAGAACCCCCAAAGGGCTCGGTATTAAAGTCTGTTTAACACCGGAGCATATGGGATGTTAGATATACGTCTGAAGCTTGAACAATCAGCATCAGCAGCCACAAGGATTTCCAGATGTGCTTCGGTTACCTGTCTTTGGCGTGAGCGACTTTGCCGTTCGGCTCCTGGTTCCTTCGAGGAAGAACTCAAGCGGTGCGTAACCGTTCTGTGGAATATAACGGAGGATTCGCAAGGttagaaaaaaatctttgaaaCGCAAGAAAATctcaaacaaaatgtatttgttttgtaaaaactGAATGGGAATGATGAAATaatggatggagggatgcaAGGATGGCACAAAgtgatggaaggatggatagaTGCAATATATGCTTAAATCTAGGGTCTGAATTTGGTTGTACACTATGTACATGCTTAGgttgtatggatggatggagttgCAGAAAAACTGACAGTGATGGATGGAAATAGTTGAAGAAAAACTGAccatgatggatggatgtatttgcagaaaaactggatggatggatggaaggatgggtggatagatgatggatggatggatggatggaattgCAGAAAgactagatggatggatggatgtagtTGCAGAAaaactggatggatggatggatgtagtTGCAGAAaaactggatggatggatgtagtTGCAGAAAAactagatagatggatggatagatggatggatggatggatggatggatggagttgCAGAAaaactggatggatggatggatggatgtagtTGCAGAAaaactggatggatggatggatttagtTGCAGAAaaactggatggatggatggatggatggatggatgtagtTGCAGAAaaactggatggatggatggatggatggatggatgggcacACTGGTGATCTAATGGGTGGGCaaatggttggatggatggagggagggatttagggagggatggatggagttCCAGAAAAACTGATAGTAATAAAAGGTAGATGAATGGTTGGTTGGAGGGAATCATGTTTAAATTTACTGATAGAcggttagatggatggatggaattaTGCTTAAAATGTActgctggatggatggatggatggatggatggatggatggactccCTGCCTGTTGACTACAGAATAGCTAAAAAATGAACGTGAAGAATAGACTGATGAAAGGAAAGATCAATGTAAGAGATGCTTGAACGAAAGGGAAAAGGGGATGATGGATGAGCAAACAGAAAGACATATGAATAGAAGGACATATTGATGAATTAAGGGATGaggacagataaacagacagatgtttaaatgtttcttaCCCTCAGCATGGTCTTCACGTATTCGGAGAAAACAGCCCAGTAGAGTTTATCTCCTCCGAATGAACGGCGGATAAAGAACGCTCCTGACATGCGTAACATCTCTCCAACAAACTTCATGCTCATAAAATCTGCAACGGGGGAACGTTTCATGAATCCGGATCGGAATAACCCACATTAACAGTGTGAACAGAGCGTGAGGGTCCTCACCCATTCCTGCGGCGATGACGGGCAGAGCCAGGTCGTAGGTGAACAGGAGGTAGGACATCATCAGGAAGTCCATGTAgctgcggtgactgggcagaaGCACCACTGGATGCTCCTGAATGGCCTGCTGGAGCTGCAAACCAGAACAAGTGactcattacattacatatgGATGGAGGTTAGAAGGGTGAGTGCCTACATGGTCTGGATGGATGAATATCAATTAAAGAAGATATACacgaatggatggatggatggatggatggatggatggatggatacagACTAAGAATAAATAGCTGGATGGAAGAATGGATGGAGAGATATGGGTTAGGGGGATAAATGGCTGGATAGTTTAATAGATGGATAAAAATCAATGGAagaagagatggatggatggatggatggatggatggatggatggatggatggatagacagatataGATTAGAATGATGAgtggatggatgtatggatggatggacagatataGGTTAGAATGATGAGCGACTGACTGGATTGATGGTTGGATGAATATCAATAGAAGAAGAGATACATGGACAGATGAATAGAATGATGGGTGGATAAGACAGATGGTGAAAGGATTTAAAACCAGACATAGACACATCTACAAacgaatggatggatggatggatagatggatgaacaGGTGTCCATGTGAGGGGACGTGACCGCAGGACAGGACTCACTCTCTGGACGCCGTCCTCGTTGACGCGGACGCTCCGGTACAGCGCTTTGAAGGCTTTGCTAAGGGTGAAGGCGAAGAATCGGATGGTGCTGAGCTGCTGACGGTGGGCCATCTCCTCCAGGACCTGAGACGCCTCGTCCTGCACTGCCTCCCAAGTCTCACCGGTCTCCGCCGCCACCTAGGGACGGCACAAGGAAACGGATCAACCGTGGACCTCTCTCTTATCTTGCCTGGGGACGGTCCGGCACGCGTACCTGCTCGATGACGTATCTCACCGCCTCGGACTGGAGGACGAGGGTCTTCAGGACTCCAGCTTTACAGGGCACCAGGTTCC containing:
- the gnpat gene encoding dihydroxyacetone phosphate acyltransferase isoform X3; its protein translation is MASKVLYSVRGPVPRKRDDFEDVLEERRKSSDLRYALKCYTPAVYRNLVPCKAGVLKTLVLQSEAVRYVIEQVAAETGETWEAVQDEASQVLEEMAHRQQLSTIRFFAFTLSKAFKALYRSVRVNEDGVQRLQQAIQEHPVVLLPSHRSYMDFLMMSYLLFTYDLALPVIAAGMDFMSMKFVGEMLRMSGAFFIRRSFGGDKLYWAVFSEYVKTMLRNGYAPLEFFLEGTRSRTAKSLTPKTGLLNIAMEPFFKGEVFDVNLVPVSISYERILEESLYARELLGVPKPKESTSGLLKARRILSEDFGTMHVYFGAPVSVRSLSQGHIGRSQYNLVPRHIPQRPAADTQAFVNDVAFHLVRLQEENMVLKPWALISTLLLQNPNGMELSTLIQQADWLRGLALSFGAFLDWPVGEMVSKVISSSLAVHRNLVCVSGGRVRLLVPEVSGAECGAEEAEFNRAVSVLSCASYRNQALHIFVRPALLAVSMRSTESCRRDEIYNCFNILRNIFSNEFILCPGASVQDFEEACHLLVKCGALRELQQEVVMSSSGQTTLSFLCSLLEPFLQSYQVVCRYLCEDTQEDLPEKNFVPAVRNFALRLILAGSLSCYEALSSDLQKNALAALVRLNAVKQIKNDQVILKINKTAVNSLEDTLGGKIPTQKPVLARL
- the gnpat gene encoding dihydroxyacetone phosphate acyltransferase isoform X2, which produces MASKVLYSVRGPVPRKRDDFEDVLEERRKSSDLRYALKCYTPAVYRNLVPCKAGVLKTLVLQSEAVRYVIEQVAAETGETWEAVQDEASQVLEEMAHRQQLSTIRFFAFTLSKAFKALYRSVRVNEDGVQRLQQAIQEHPVVLLPSHRSYMDFLMMSYLLFTYDLALPVIAAGMDFMSMKFVGEMLRMSGAFFIRRSFGGDKLYWAVFSEYVKTMLRNGYAPLEFFLEGTRSRTAKSLTPKTGLLNIAMEPFFKGEVFDVNLVPVSISYERILEESLYARELLGVPKPKESTSGLLKARRILSEDFGTMHVYFGAPVSVRSLSQGHIGRSQYNLVPRHIPQRPAADTQAFVNDVAFHLVRLQEENMVLKPWALISTLLLQNPNGMELSTLIQQADWLRGLALSFGAFLDWPGEMVSKVISSSLAVHRNLVCVSGGRVRLLVPEVSGAECGAEEAEFNRAVSVLSCASYRNQALHIFVRPALLAVSMRSTESCRRDEIYNCFNILRNIFSNEFILCPGASVQDFEEACHLLVKCGALRELQQEVVMSSSGQTTLSFLCSLLEPFLQSYQVVCRYLCEDTQEDLPEKNFVPAVRNFALRLILAGSLSCYEALSSDLQKNALAALVRLNAVKQIKNSDQVILKINKTAVNSLEDTLGGKIPTQKPVLARL
- the gnpat gene encoding dihydroxyacetone phosphate acyltransferase isoform X1, whose protein sequence is MASKVLYSVRGPVPRKRDDFEDVLEERRKSSDLRYALKCYTPAVYRNLVPCKAGVLKTLVLQSEAVRYVIEQVAAETGETWEAVQDEASQVLEEMAHRQQLSTIRFFAFTLSKAFKALYRSVRVNEDGVQRLQQAIQEHPVVLLPSHRSYMDFLMMSYLLFTYDLALPVIAAGMDFMSMKFVGEMLRMSGAFFIRRSFGGDKLYWAVFSEYVKTMLRNGYAPLEFFLEGTRSRTAKSLTPKTGLLNIAMEPFFKGEVFDVNLVPVSISYERILEESLYARELLGVPKPKESTSGLLKARRILSEDFGTMHVYFGAPVSVRSLSQGHIGRSQYNLVPRHIPQRPAADTQAFVNDVAFHLVRLQEENMVLKPWALISTLLLQNPNGMELSTLIQQADWLRGLALSFGAFLDWPVGEMVSKVISSSLAVHRNLVCVSGGRVRLLVPEVSGAECGAEEAEFNRAVSVLSCASYRNQALHIFVRPALLAVSMRSTESCRRDEIYNCFNILRNIFSNEFILCPGASVQDFEEACHLLVKCGALRELQQEVVMSSSGQTTLSFLCSLLEPFLQSYQVVCRYLCEDTQEDLPEKNFVPAVRNFALRLILAGSLSCYEALSSDLQKNALAALVRLNAVKQIKNSDQVILKINKTAVNSLEDTLGGKIPTQKPVLARL